One Xiphophorus maculatus strain JP 163 A chromosome 10, X_maculatus-5.0-male, whole genome shotgun sequence genomic region harbors:
- the lmf1 gene encoding lipase maturation factor 1 isoform X2: MLGAGLIKIRGDQCWRDLTCMDYHYETQPVPNPVSYYLHRSPWWFHRFETLSNHFVELIAPFFTFLGRRLCMVNGAIQILFQVVLIISGNLSFLNWLTIVPSLACFDDASLSFLFRCGSRAKEAALEIQKKEVTGQVPKPTKGMLIRRVVNISLGVLIGVLSVPVVMNLLSPRQVMNTSFDPLRIVNTYGAFGSITKERTEVIFQGTLSPDPKDPEAVWEEYQFRCKPGDVYRRPCLISPYHYRLDWLMWFAAFQTYEQSEWVIHVAGRLLANDSTVLSLLDHNPFQGRDPPRWVRGEHFRYKFSQPGSASAAQGKWWLRKRIGAYFPAVDLEGLRGYFQSRNWPHPHIPPSRS; encoded by the exons ACCCAGCCAGTGCCAAACCCAGTGTCCTACTACCTGCACCGATCCCCGTGGTGGTTCCACCGCTTCGAGACTCTGTCCAACCACTTCGTTGAGCTCATCGCTCCCTTCTTCACCTTCCTGGGCCGCCGGCTGTGCATGGTGAACGGAGCCATCCAGATTCTCTTTCAG GTGGTCTTGATCATCAGCGGGAACCTGAGTTTCCTCAACTGGCTGACCATTGTTCCTAGTTTGGCCTGCTTCGACGACGCATCTCTAAGCTTTCTGTTTCGCTGCGGCTCCAGAGCTAAGGAGGCGGCGCTGGAGATCCAGAAGAAGGAGGTGACTGGGCAAGTCCCCAAACCCACAAAAG gcaTGTTGATACGGCGGGTGGTGAACATTTCTTTGGGTGTTCTCATTGGCGTCCTGAGCGTGCCAGTGGTGATGAACCTGTTGAGTCCGCGGCAGGTGATGAACACTTCCTTCGACCCGTTGCGCATCGTCAACACCTACGGGGCTTTTGGAAG CATCACCAAAGAACGGACTGAGGTGATCTTCCAGGGAACTCTGAGCCCAGATCCCAAAGACCCTGAGGCGGTTTGGGAGGAGTACCAGTTCAGGTGTAAGCCAGGAGACGTGTACCGACGGCCCTGCCTCATATCGCCCTACCACTACCGGCTGGACTGGCTCATGTGGTTCGCTGCCTTCCAG ACCTACGAGCAGAGCGAGTGGGTCATCCACGTAGCAGGACGCCTGCTGGCCAACGACAGCACCGTCCTCTCACTGCTCGACCACAACCCCTTCCAAGGCAGAGACCCCCCCAG ATGGGTTCGAGGAGAACACTTCAGGTACAAATTCTCTCAGCCGGGCAGCGCCAGCGCAGCGCAGGGCAAATGGTGGCTGAGAAAACGCATCGGAGCCTACTTCCCTGCTGTAGACCTGGAAGGACTCAGAGGCTACTTCCAGTCCAGGAACTGGCCTCACCCACACATCCCACCAAGCAGGAGCTGA